The nucleotide sequence TGCAAGAGCTTCAGGTACACTAACATAACTCTAAGGCCCAAGGTTCAAGTACCTATATAGTGTTTCCTAAGGACtggaagcgaggcgaccatctctgtcggcgccatcttgcaCTTCTATTGAGTGTATATGGCTCTGGTCAGAGATGGGCCGTATTTAAATTTGTCATTTGTATTTCACTGGCCTGAACTACAATCTAATGTATTTTGTAATAAGATACAGTACTTTTGCGACCTGCTTTTTTTTGGTACTTTTTTTGGTAAAAATATTGTTTTTTTATAGCGGTTCGCAATTTTTTGGCCAACCTGCATTGGTATCAGAAGTCTGTTGGCACTATGGTGTGATAAAAGTGTCTGGTAAATGATCCATATGTAAATGTCCAAAAAGTAACACTTGCAAAGCATGCAGGGAATTATTGTAATGAGCTCCTCCCCCAAAACAAGGCCAAAACTAATACCCAGTGTGCTTTGCAATTGTTTCTTTTGACATTTttctcatttagcagacactcttctcCAGAGTAATTTAacgtcagtgcattcaactaaggtagataaacaaccACATATAACAATCatagaaaataaatcaaataaaataaagatgTTACCATTACTGCTAATGTTGATAGAGTGAAGGCGTATAGTTTCAAATGTATTTTGACAATACCTAAATTAGCTGTGTTTTGTGTTTTATGTCCCTTGAAAATGTTTTTGctattttattttaatacattggTCTTTAGAGTATTTTTTAATTGTAACAAGATATATCTTTATACATctttggctctggtcaaaagtagtcggGAATAAGATGCTATTTGGTGTGCAGATAGTAGCCATCCAAGCTTACATTGTCTGGACTTATTCCCTGGTGTGCTGTTGGTAAAGAACAGCATCTCCATTTTGGTTTAAACGTGTCAAAATAAAAATTGTAGCACCCTTCTACCTGTCTCATTGATGAGTGAGTGGAATTTTAAAGTAGTGGCTTTTGTAGTTTGTTTGATGCATCCTCCCACAGTACTTTCTCAACAGTCTTTGGTGGTTTATAGATGACTGAGTCTTTTTTCTTTACAGGAGCTCTGTAAGGAACTGCACAGGAAATGTGACACAGTGGATGAGGCACGATACGATATCGAAGCAAAAGTCCTGAAGAATGAGAAAGAGGTTTGTTTTTTTTGTCATGTAAATTAAATGAGTTTACGCTGTCAGTCTTGGGACAGTTACCTGAAGTTACCTGAGATCTATGAAAGTGCCTCAAAGTGTATTTCGTTGAAGACAACCATTTTTATGCTGACTTCTATTGGTGATTTCAATATTCTACAAGTTCCAAAAGTGCCACAAAATGCTTTCTTTTTCAAATAAAAGCATTTAGATTTTCATTGAAATGCCAAGACCCTAAATGGCAACATGCTTATTAGTTTATAAGGGTACGGGAGAGTGAACCTTTTGGCTGTATGTACATCTCAGCTCGTGGACCTGAATGCAAAGATCAACGAGCTGAAAGGGGGGAAGAGACCTAACCTCAAGAAGGTCAAGAAGTCTGCCGACGCTATGCTGGGGGCTCTGACTGAGGCCAAACTCAGCTCCAAGGCGGACTTCAAGTCCAACCTGAAGACAGTCAAGAAGGACAAGAAGGAAGAGGAGGTAAGACTGGGAAGTTTAGAAATAAACATACAATGGCTTCTGGTAATGTCATAGTTTTACAGCTCTGTTTGTGCTGGAACTGAGTTTTCTTTGTACGATGTACACAAACACGTGGTACCAATGAGTACTTAGTCCAAATAATTCATCACATTTGGGTAAAGGTTTGATTCAAGTGTTCTTGTTTGCCGTGTCTGAGTTGTGTTTGATCATCCATACTGGACGTGACCATGGCaaccaggccgtcattgtaaataagatgttTTTCTTAATTGGTTACATTTGAAGGACTGTCCATTCTCTTCACAGAAAGTGGACCCAGGTGACTGGCGGAAGAATGTGGAGTCCATGTCTGGAATGGAGGGAAGAAAGAAGCTTTTCAATAGCTAAAACAGTTACAAATGCACGGGCTCTGTTGAGATCTACGGCTGCATTGCCTGATTGTTTACTCATTTTTATTTAGAATTTTCccggaaaatatatattttttgcagtGAGATTGTGTTTTGGGGGAAAGTATGAAGTGTGAGGTATTTTAACCTAAAGACTGAGGGAACTATAAAGACTGTGAGAACTAATCAATATTTTTATTAAAAACTATTTGGTGTGGGCTACATGATTTTGATTCCTATCATGAGAAAATAGTCAAATGTGGAACAACCTAATAATACTCATCATATTAGTTCATTTTGTAAATATTCAATTCCAGTGTATTAAAACACCAATTATTCTGTTTTGGTTTATCTGCCAATAgctatgatttaaaaaaatatgatgAAGTTGGTTCTCTTTTATGTTGTTTACTTTTGCCATAATGCAATATGAAAATCTTAAAAACACATACAGTGTAGATGCTGTTAATTACATGGATAAGGCCACTCAATGTGTCATGTTGGATTTTCAAGAGCAGTTCTCCTTTCAGACTGTGGGTGCCACTATAGACAAGCTATTGTACTATTTAACCAAGGTTGCCATTTTCACCTCTGTCACTTCAGTTCAATCCTATCACCACTAGGGTGTGTTATAGCATTACCCTTTCATTTAAAAGTTGACCTGTGGGTGGTTTGTGCTTACAAATGACACCTGGGCGTAtcattcactaccactgatctCTGGTTATCAATGGCAAAGTCAGTAATCATCTTGATGATCAAAATCTCCCCTGGCCCAAAGACTACTAGCAAAGAAAGGAGACGTTTGAATCGTCGTGTAGTTCCGGTGAATTATACCAATAAAGAGAACGAAACTGGTTGAATTCAGCAGACATAAACATAAGCTGGCTAGAGGAAGGGAAAGGCAGTATGGAACAAGGCATCCTCCCTGCAGATCATTACAGATGGTACAGAGACACACATAGGTGAGTAACCTGCCATCGGGCTTCAAAGGGTGGGGGAAGTCAAGCAGCACGCGTCTGCAAATATGCATTCATTTTTATAGGGCAGTGATGTGTTACAGTTTTTTTTCTGTGATAAAGGACAGCTACTGTCCCTAACCCTTTCCACAGCTCTCTTTGGCATGAGACACGTTTGCTTGTGCTGGTAGGAAAATGGTCGAGGCAAATGTGATGAGAGTAAACATTTACAATGTCTGACAAGGGCTCTAAAACTATAAACATGCGGTATCCCATTTTTTTGTGGGAGACAGAGACACTCTATCCATTTCGTTTCTATTTACTGTACAATGTGATTCTTTGGGTTGCTGATACTCCTCTAATAAAGTCGTCTTTACGTTTTATGATTAGCAGACGGCCCTGTTTTGGATGAAAGCAGATGCGAGCTCTGTGGTAATTTCAAACATCCCCACACGATGTTATACGTGACCTTGCTCTGACTGGACTGCAGGAATGACTTCAAAAGGTGTATTGTCTGTTGCTGTACTGTGTGTCACTGTAGactgaaaaaaaaaatcaagaaacAAGGTTTGAGATCCACTTTGAGTACGTGTAAAGGGCTGGTATTAAAATGAATTGCCCAACATGCAGCAGCCTGCAACGCTTTGATGGGCTCATACAGCATCAATAGACAGCTTGGCCAGGCTTGTGAGATACAATAAATGGCTAGGCTACATTGAAGGGTGGGAAATCTACTTCGCTATAAAAGAAGTAGTTTGTTGCTCTCTCTTCCATGTCTGGCAATCCTAGCCAGTGTAACATTTCCTTTCAGTCGCCCTGTAAATGCATGCATTCTATACCAACTTAGTGACATTTCCTTAAATGACAATAAACAAGGGTTACCCACTAGGGAGGTTGTTGAAATCATTCTGTCAGAACTAACTACCCAGGCTGCCATTTATGGGCATCAGTCGACAGGGCACGATCACCAGAGGGCCATGGGGGAGATGCTCCTTAAGGCCCAATGAAAGTAGTGACCTGAGCCACATGCTGAAAGTGAACAAACTCAGCAGATGTGTGGAGGAGTGGTCATCCTCCTGAGTTAGTGGGATGTTTTATTGGCCGCTTCCTATGGAGGATAGGCTATGTTGGGCACGTGCCAGGGCCCATCACACTTGACAGTATCTTCATAAACTTGACAGTATCTTTATGCAATGTGATTTAACAATGCAGCGTCAGACGTCTCTGAAGCCTCCTCCTTgtcatggtgatggtgatggctCCCCACCTGCTCGGGGTGGAGATGGCTCAGTACCTGTAACGGGCTGTGCTGCTTCGTGTGATTTAAGATGCACCTGCACGTAGGCTTCATACCTCAAATGATATAAACCTCATTGTCCCGTTTCATCACGAGTTAAGTAAGGGTGTTTTCCCACTTGACCCCTTTCAGACAATGTTTGTGATATCAGTTCGCCCCCAAAAAATGGTGTGAACACTTCAAAGGAACTCCGACACCTCAAAAGAGCCCTGAAGCGAACCGAATTTGAAACCATCTCGAGAGGTGGTCTGAATTCGGTGCGCTTGAATTCTGCGGTCCAGTTCTCTCTTATTTAGGTCAAGCTCTGAACACAGAGCTCCCAAAGTTTCGCTTTTCATTATTCCCAcaccacacactagactactgcaacaccgctTCCCCTGCCACAAACCCTCACATTGGTGCCACTAAAGAGAGAAGATGATGATTTGTAGGTTCGCGGGGAAAAAACGTGTGCTGTTTATGGATATTGCTTATCGATTGTCAAGGACGCGCGGATATTCCAAAATGAGTTTT is from Oncorhynchus gorbuscha isolate QuinsamMale2020 ecotype Even-year linkage group LG14, OgorEven_v1.0, whole genome shotgun sequence and encodes:
- the LOC123994655 gene encoding troponin I, slow skeletal muscle-like isoform X1 produces the protein MSEGPKKTKYSATRRLLLKQKLLKKAGVLLVQEQSNKVTERESTLSERVPPLKLSGLSVQELQELCKELHRKCDTVDEARYDIEAKVLKNEKELVDLNAKINELKGGKRPNLKKVKKSADAMLGALTEAKLSSKADFKSNLKTVKKDKKEEEKVDPGDWRKNVESMSGMEGRKKLFNS